Proteins from one Armatimonadota bacterium genomic window:
- a CDS encoding DUF499 domain-containing protein, producing MKPWREVITPHEDIRRGGFDESVFAADLSDVLANRGPVDYRDALTFCAKTYHTQGLVNLGAAVASRLAGKGSGEPVIQIQTPFGGGKTHSLIALYHLFRGVEGLEETDLARAVLNKAGLSNLPKARVVTFVGTETDTLKRTIWGHLAEQLGNYDLLREHDEKRRSPGKDNLHRLLAGQPTLILLDEIVEYAVKARDYPEQIIAFFQELTETVKVLPQCALVATLPSSVPYGETGERRLSELQRVFGRVEAIYTPVEGEEVYEVIRRRLFQNTPDAAEVSATAESYWRIYQTLGDDIPRHVREPAYREKIRKAYPFHPELIDILYERWSTYANFQRTRGVLRLLALIIADLYKREHSAPLIQPAHINLVNASIRREFLKHIGNEYDGVIAADIADGNAKAQKIDNEMGSEYAKFGIASGLATAIFFGSFSGSESKGIGIQRLRLAILREGIPPAIIGDALGRMEDELWYLHVEHGIYSFSTQPNLNRVIIEKEDGVREENISDEIKRQVAKLAGTDMKTFCWPRETQDVPDTKELKLAVLSPECSMSGGGSGAFADELFKKSGITFRTYQNTLVVLAPNTAELAALRPQVKRLLALRAIKDDKALMRQLSDDNKNTLQSRLSSVESDVPFKILSAYRHVAKAGPNGAEWHDMGLPTVGEKGPLSKRVLDYLKSEILLTTITPDKLLRTALNENEQEKPVTEIYEAFLKFPQFPMIASESVVKTAVATGVREGTFGIRVGDRIYINEELPYKALDAGAILVRKEFVVKTGEDVPPVKSEGEVQPGRVQEPPPGVEVVAPLVGGFRRVRLRAKVPWDKLSDFLRGVVMPLWSDGAEMEVEIFVQAHSDSGSIRQSTLDQSVRETLRQIGAEVLEDTAE from the coding sequence ATGAAACCATGGCGTGAAGTGATAACACCGCATGAAGACATAAGAAGGGGAGGCTTCGACGAGTCGGTCTTCGCGGCGGACCTGTCTGACGTGCTTGCCAACCGCGGACCGGTGGACTATCGCGATGCCCTAACTTTTTGCGCGAAGACTTACCACACGCAAGGCTTGGTGAACCTGGGCGCGGCAGTCGCATCTCGGCTGGCGGGAAAAGGCAGTGGCGAACCGGTCATCCAGATTCAGACGCCGTTCGGCGGCGGCAAGACCCACAGCCTAATTGCCCTTTATCACCTCTTCCGTGGTGTGGAGGGGCTGGAAGAAACCGATTTGGCACGGGCGGTTTTGAACAAGGCAGGCCTTTCGAATCTTCCGAAAGCCAGGGTGGTGACGTTCGTAGGCACGGAAACAGACACTCTAAAGAGGACAATATGGGGTCATCTGGCAGAGCAGTTGGGGAACTATGACCTGCTGAGGGAGCACGACGAGAAGCGGCGCTCGCCGGGGAAGGATAACCTGCACAGGCTCCTCGCAGGACAGCCCACACTGATTCTCTTGGATGAGATTGTAGAGTATGCGGTCAAGGCGAGGGACTATCCCGAACAGATCATCGCCTTCTTCCAAGAGTTGACAGAGACGGTCAAAGTCTTGCCTCAATGCGCCCTCGTTGCGACTTTGCCGTCCAGCGTCCCCTACGGCGAGACAGGCGAGCGCAGGCTTTCGGAGCTTCAGCGCGTCTTTGGCCGCGTAGAAGCGATATACACACCCGTGGAGGGCGAAGAGGTCTACGAGGTCATCCGCCGCCGCTTGTTCCAGAATACGCCGGACGCCGCGGAGGTCAGCGCAACGGCGGAGAGCTACTGGCGCATATACCAAACGTTGGGCGATGACATACCCAGGCACGTGCGCGAACCGGCATACCGCGAGAAGATACGGAAGGCTTACCCGTTTCACCCTGAACTGATTGACATCCTTTACGAGCGATGGAGCACCTACGCGAACTTCCAGCGCACGCGCGGGGTACTGCGCCTGCTGGCTCTTATCATTGCCGATCTCTACAAGCGCGAGCATTCTGCCCCGCTGATACAGCCCGCGCACATCAACCTGGTCAATGCTTCGATTCGGCGGGAGTTCCTGAAGCACATCGGGAACGAGTACGACGGAGTAATAGCGGCTGACATTGCGGATGGAAACGCAAAGGCGCAGAAGATAGACAACGAGATGGGTTCCGAGTATGCCAAATTCGGAATCGCATCTGGGCTGGCTACAGCAATCTTCTTCGGTTCGTTCAGCGGGTCGGAGTCGAAAGGCATCGGCATCCAGCGGCTTCGGCTTGCAATCCTGCGGGAAGGCATACCCCCGGCGATTATCGGCGATGCGCTGGGCAGGATGGAGGACGAACTCTGGTACCTGCACGTCGAGCATGGCATATATTCGTTTTCCACTCAGCCGAACCTGAACCGAGTCATCATAGAAAAGGAAGATGGTGTGAGGGAGGAAAACATTAGCGACGAGATTAAGAGGCAGGTTGCGAAGTTGGCAGGTACCGATATGAAGACGTTCTGCTGGCCCAGGGAGACTCAGGATGTGCCCGACACAAAGGAACTGAAGCTGGCGGTGCTTTCGCCCGAATGCTCTATGTCCGGCGGCGGTTCGGGGGCGTTTGCGGACGAGCTTTTCAAGAAGAGCGGCATCACCTTCCGCACGTATCAGAACACGCTGGTCGTGCTGGCCCCTAACACGGCGGAACTGGCGGCACTGCGCCCTCAGGTGAAGAGACTGCTGGCACTGCGGGCTATCAAGGACGACAAGGCTCTAATGCGCCAGCTTTCCGATGACAACAAGAACACGCTCCAGAGCAGGCTGAGTAGTGTCGAGAGCGACGTGCCGTTCAAAATCCTTTCGGCTTACAGGCACGTGGCGAAGGCTGGACCGAACGGCGCGGAATGGCACGACATGGGACTGCCGACGGTCGGGGAAAAGGGGCCGCTTAGCAAGCGCGTGCTAGACTACCTGAAGAGCGAGATTCTGCTCACGACAATTACTCCGGACAAGCTCCTGCGTACGGCTTTGAACGAGAACGAGCAGGAGAAGCCTGTGACCGAGATATACGAAGCCTTCCTGAAGTTTCCACAGTTTCCGATGATTGCGAGCGAGTCCGTGGTCAAGACGGCAGTGGCGACCGGCGTGCGAGAGGGCACGTTTGGTATTCGCGTGGGAGATAGGATTTACATCAACGAAGAGCTTCCGTACAAAGCCTTGGACGCTGGGGCAATCCTGGTTCGGAAGGAGTTTGTCGTCAAGACCGGCGAGGACGTTCCGCCTGTCAAAAGCGAAGGGGAGGTTCAACCTGGCAGAGTGCAGGAACCGCCTCCAGGCGTCGAGGTTGTGGCTCCGCTCGTCGGCGGGTTCCGAAGAGTGAGGCTCCGGGCAAAGGTCCCATGGGACAAGCTCTCCGACTTCCTGCGAGGGGTGGTGATGCCCCTATGGAGTGATGGAGCGGAAATGGAGGTCGAGATTTTTGTTCAGGCGCACTCAGACTCTGGTAGCATCCGACAGAGCACCCTCGACCAGAGTGTTCGCGAGACCCTCCGTCAGATTGGAGCCGAGGTCCTGGAAGACACAGCGGAGTGA
- a CDS encoding DUF1156 domain-containing protein, with the protein MSSHEGPQGKRLIEVDFPIRKVSEESVREKNIRHGHISTLHIWWARRPLAASRATALAALLPDDANRREYLLDLVKDVSPWEAVSNGESPKIEEARQLIREAYGERAPKVLDCFAGGGSIPLEALRLGCETYALDYNPVAVLLNKAVLEYPQKFGKGYQGSMGIPQNGLGLDASNNPLLDAVRYWGNWVLEEARKELQQFYPNDPDGSIPVGYIWARTIPCQNPSCNVDIPLMRQTWLSKKDKKRVALRMIPNPGEGRIDFEIVGQDGRPLDFNPDEGTVSRAHVRCPLCGGSIDDNTTRRLFREGKSGQRMVAVVLHHPKRSGKTYRLPTDKDLAAYHAAEAVLDAKRKALWADWGMDPVPDEEMNKDDPTTVAGRGYGVERWGDLFNTRQKLALITFAEKVRQAHARMLDAGADGEFAKAVAAYLALAADMTAAFCNVLARWENTSEAIKHLFSRQALPMLWDYVELHPFSGSTGSAEAGWEYYMGVLFHCSQIICNPQPSIPTANHGSAADLPWTDNSFDAVLTDPPYYDNVNYSALSDFFYVWLKRTVGDLYPELFATPLTPKSGEIVQDPNRQGGRDAARAFFEKMLTQAFREMHRVLKPEGIAVVVFAHKTTEAWEAVINALLDAGLYMTASWPIHTEMQARLNAQETASLASSIYMVCRKRRTNEVGELALVRREIEERIRERLTQFWDEGIRGADFFMSAIGPAVEAFGKYERVEKPSGEAVTVAELLEYVRKVVSEFALERIMRGGASMGGVDAVTRFYVLFRWTYNHARVPFDDARKLATGVGVELTNLWDPGGVVLKEKEYVRVPHPLERAKDERFARKTHFDTMIDALHRALHLYDKNDQKRLAEHLAETYGGNEAFWQVAQAISDVLPDGDKEKQLLQGLLYGRRSYASGAARADEHSQIPLDI; encoded by the coding sequence ATGAGCTCACACGAAGGTCCACAAGGCAAGCGGCTGATTGAGGTGGATTTCCCGATTCGCAAGGTCTCGGAGGAATCCGTTCGTGAGAAGAACATCCGGCACGGGCATATTTCGACCCTTCACATCTGGTGGGCGAGGCGGCCGCTTGCTGCGTCGAGGGCAACTGCGCTTGCCGCGCTCCTGCCGGACGATGCGAATCGCCGTGAGTATCTCTTAGACCTTGTGAAGGATGTTTCACCTTGGGAAGCCGTGTCAAACGGAGAAAGCCCGAAAATCGAAGAAGCCCGACAGCTGATACGCGAGGCATACGGGGAGCGCGCCCCTAAGGTGCTGGACTGCTTCGCAGGCGGAGGTTCAATCCCGCTGGAGGCTCTGCGCCTTGGATGCGAAACGTATGCCCTAGACTACAACCCGGTGGCAGTCCTGCTAAACAAGGCGGTGCTGGAGTACCCGCAGAAGTTCGGCAAGGGCTACCAAGGCTCGATGGGAATACCGCAGAACGGGCTGGGCTTGGACGCATCCAACAATCCCCTACTCGATGCCGTGCGGTATTGGGGCAATTGGGTGCTGGAGGAAGCCCGGAAGGAACTACAGCAGTTCTACCCGAACGACCCGGACGGTTCGATACCGGTTGGCTACATTTGGGCGAGGACCATCCCCTGTCAGAATCCTTCCTGCAATGTGGACATTCCGCTGATGCGGCAGACGTGGTTGTCTAAGAAGGACAAGAAGCGCGTCGCTCTTAGGATGATACCAAACCCAGGAGAGGGACGGATAGACTTCGAGATAGTCGGTCAGGATGGGAGGCCGCTGGACTTCAACCCGGATGAGGGAACGGTGTCGCGCGCGCATGTTCGATGCCCGCTCTGCGGGGGGAGCATTGACGACAATACTACCCGGAGGCTTTTCCGCGAGGGTAAGTCGGGCCAGCGCATGGTCGCCGTCGTTCTGCACCATCCGAAGCGCAGTGGCAAGACGTACCGTCTGCCGACCGATAAGGACCTGGCCGCCTACCATGCCGCCGAAGCAGTCCTGGATGCGAAACGCAAGGCTCTCTGGGCTGACTGGGGCATGGACCCCGTGCCGGACGAGGAAATGAACAAGGATGACCCAACAACAGTGGCTGGAAGAGGCTATGGCGTTGAGCGGTGGGGTGATTTGTTCAACACACGGCAAAAGCTGGCGCTCATCACGTTTGCAGAGAAGGTGCGGCAGGCGCACGCGCGGATGCTGGACGCTGGTGCGGACGGCGAGTTTGCGAAGGCGGTGGCGGCATATTTGGCACTGGCAGCGGACATGACAGCGGCCTTCTGCAACGTGCTAGCAAGGTGGGAGAACACTTCGGAGGCAATCAAGCACTTATTCTCACGGCAAGCATTGCCTATGCTTTGGGATTACGTCGAACTGCATCCCTTTAGCGGTTCGACCGGTAGCGCGGAGGCCGGCTGGGAATACTATATGGGCGTTCTTTTCCACTGCTCCCAGATTATCTGCAATCCCCAACCCTCAATACCCACCGCCAACCACGGTTCCGCCGCCGACCTTCCCTGGACTGACAACTCCTTCGATGCTGTGCTCACCGACCCGCCGTATTACGACAACGTAAACTACTCCGCGCTTTCGGACTTCTTCTACGTCTGGCTGAAGCGCACGGTTGGGGACCTATATCCTGAACTCTTTGCAACCCCGCTTACGCCGAAGTCGGGGGAGATTGTCCAGGACCCGAACCGTCAGGGTGGAAGGGACGCGGCAAGGGCGTTCTTCGAAAAAATGTTGACACAAGCCTTTCGTGAGATGCACCGTGTTTTGAAGCCGGAGGGTATCGCAGTCGTTGTCTTTGCCCACAAGACGACGGAAGCGTGGGAGGCAGTAATCAATGCCCTGCTGGACGCCGGGCTTTACATGACCGCCTCATGGCCCATACATACCGAAATGCAGGCTAGGTTGAATGCGCAAGAGACCGCCTCGCTCGCATCGTCAATCTATATGGTCTGCCGGAAGCGCAGAACCAACGAGGTGGGCGAGCTTGCTTTAGTGCGGCGGGAAATCGAGGAGCGCATAAGGGAGCGGCTGACCCAGTTCTGGGATGAAGGCATCCGAGGGGCAGACTTCTTTATGAGCGCGATTGGACCAGCAGTGGAGGCGTTCGGAAAGTACGAGCGGGTTGAGAAGCCGTCCGGCGAGGCAGTAACAGTCGCTGAGTTGCTGGAATACGTCCGCAAGGTCGTCAGCGAATTCGCCCTCGAGCGCATTATGCGGGGCGGCGCATCTATGGGCGGAGTGGACGCTGTAACCCGGTTCTACGTGCTGTTCCGCTGGACCTACAACCATGCCCGCGTCCCCTTCGACGATGCTCGGAAGCTGGCTACCGGAGTCGGTGTGGAACTGACCAATCTCTGGGACCCGGGCGGCGTGGTTCTGAAGGAGAAGGAGTACGTGCGAGTGCCACACCCGCTGGAACGGGCGAAGGATGAGCGGTTTGCCCGAAAGACGCATTTCGACACGATGATAGATGCCCTTCACCGCGCTCTGCATCTCTATGACAAGAATGATCAGAAGAGACTGGCGGAGCACCTCGCCGAGACCTACGGCGGCAATGAAGCCTTCTGGCAGGTGGCGCAGGCGATTTCCGATGTCCTGCCCGACGGCGACAAGGAGAAGCAGCTGCTTCAAGGCCTGCTCTACGGGCGCAGGAGCTATGCATCGGGAGCGGCACGGGCGGACGAGCATTCCCAGATACCGCTTGACATTTAA
- a CDS encoding helicase-related protein, with amino-acid sequence MIPPKVGDILHGDFWPEPVRVVTVESVGNRTKIEAVGVNTGQFYSNIFSPADLSGVEVRSETGRDFGGNGEAFFLAMEAHRIRYAQQFDPIFAVNVSQVDPLPHQIEAVYHFILRNPRIRFLLADDPGAGKTIMTGLLLKELKYRGIVRRCLIVVPGHLKEQWLREMKERFGETFTVVDRAVVNANWGRNVWQDTSQVIASMDFSKQDDVMASLGEVRWDLVVVDEAHKMSAYRYGDKLNRTERYKFGELLSRTTDFLLFLTATPHRGDPENFRLFLDLLEPGMFANTEILLESVKNHDNPLFLRRLKEDLKDFDGRPLFPPRHVVTRAYRLSDDEKRLYNAVTSYVEKFYNKALSTEKRNVAFALLILQRRMASSVRAVRRSLERRKARLEELLSCGMWLAEQGAVDEDALEDAPEADRLQQEEDLVERLTAAETREELQEEIDTLADLIRLARDAEKQEIETKLKELRQVITDKQIQKTGEKLLIFTESRETLEYLAEKLRAWGFSVAVLHGAMNLDARIRAEHDFRERAQVMVSTEAGGEGINLQFCALMVNYDIPWTPTRLEQRMGRVHRYGQQREVHIYNLVAADTREGQVLEAIFRKLKRIQEALGTDRVFDVIGEVLPGRSLKDLIVEAIANRRTMEEIVGEIEAVPDKVAVERTKEAAMEALATRHVDLQRVLGEQRAARENRLVPEYIEQFFERASAFVGVNIERRDGGVWRVLSVPYEVRNVPPSFKHRFGEVFREYSKIAFEKADARRNEAVFVAPGHPLLEAIIEHIFTKSAKDVNRGAVFADPDGRLDGWVWFIEGEIRDGRNQVAGRRLFAVYQPMEGDMRLVNSSILWDLKPEAESGADEQCPNETEVVAYAIENVLEEYRAEIAAQRNRDAEIKRKYGVRSLEQMILDSDAKLMDYETRRAKGEALPDVEIQNEQRRNDSLRKRKSDLEEEIRRETSLLPSSPKVLGVVRVVPKPPADRAVMRSDAEVEAVGMKVAMGYEYENGRTPEDVSRQNLGYDVRSIDPNGEVRYIEVKARATTGEIVLTPNEWLMAKRLQQEYWLYVVENVSTKPELYTLQNPAALLQPEQVIETVRYVVKDWKQGATNA; translated from the coding sequence ATGATTCCTCCGAAAGTGGGTGATATACTACACGGTGATTTCTGGCCGGAGCCGGTCCGGGTTGTGACCGTAGAGTCGGTTGGCAACCGAACGAAGATTGAGGCCGTCGGCGTGAACACAGGCCAGTTCTACTCGAACATCTTCAGTCCGGCTGACCTGTCCGGCGTCGAAGTCAGGAGCGAAACTGGTCGTGACTTCGGCGGCAATGGTGAAGCCTTCTTCCTGGCGATGGAGGCGCACCGCATCCGATACGCCCAACAGTTTGACCCGATCTTCGCCGTAAACGTTTCTCAGGTAGACCCACTGCCGCATCAAATCGAAGCCGTGTATCACTTTATCCTGCGCAATCCGCGTATCAGGTTTCTCCTTGCGGATGACCCCGGCGCTGGTAAGACCATCATGACCGGCTTGCTCCTGAAGGAGTTGAAGTATCGAGGCATCGTCCGCCGGTGCCTCATCGTCGTTCCCGGGCACCTGAAGGAGCAGTGGCTTCGGGAGATGAAGGAGCGCTTCGGCGAGACCTTCACAGTTGTGGACCGAGCGGTTGTGAACGCCAACTGGGGCCGGAACGTCTGGCAGGATACCTCTCAAGTGATCGCCTCAATGGACTTCTCGAAGCAGGACGACGTAATGGCGAGCCTGGGCGAAGTCCGGTGGGACCTGGTCGTCGTGGATGAAGCTCACAAGATGTCGGCATACCGATATGGGGATAAGCTTAACCGAACTGAGCGCTACAAGTTCGGTGAGCTTCTGTCGCGCACGACCGACTTCCTGCTTTTTCTGACAGCCACGCCGCATCGAGGCGACCCGGAGAACTTTCGCCTTTTTCTGGACCTCCTCGAACCTGGCATGTTCGCAAACACCGAGATTCTGCTGGAATCCGTCAAGAACCACGACAACCCCTTGTTCCTGCGCAGGCTGAAGGAAGACCTCAAGGACTTCGATGGCCGACCGCTGTTTCCGCCGCGTCATGTCGTCACGAGAGCCTACCGGCTCAGCGATGACGAGAAGCGGCTCTACAACGCAGTCACGTCCTACGTTGAAAAGTTTTACAACAAGGCTTTGTCCACCGAGAAGCGGAACGTGGCTTTCGCCCTGCTGATTCTCCAGCGTAGAATGGCGTCCAGTGTCCGAGCCGTACGCCGGTCACTTGAACGACGCAAAGCCCGCCTGGAGGAGCTTCTGAGCTGCGGCATGTGGCTTGCGGAGCAAGGCGCGGTGGACGAGGACGCCCTCGAAGATGCACCCGAAGCCGACCGCCTGCAGCAAGAGGAGGACCTCGTTGAGCGCCTGACCGCCGCTGAGACCCGCGAGGAGCTTCAGGAGGAGATAGACACCTTGGCAGACCTGATTCGCCTTGCCCGCGATGCCGAGAAGCAGGAAATCGAGACAAAGCTGAAAGAGCTTCGTCAGGTCATTACCGACAAACAAATACAGAAGACCGGCGAGAAGCTGTTGATATTCACCGAGTCCAGGGAGACCCTAGAGTACCTAGCCGAGAAGCTGAGGGCATGGGGCTTTTCGGTAGCTGTCCTCCACGGGGCAATGAACCTCGACGCCCGCATTCGCGCCGAACACGACTTCCGCGAGCGGGCGCAGGTCATGGTCTCGACCGAGGCAGGCGGCGAGGGCATCAACCTCCAGTTCTGCGCGCTTATGGTGAACTATGACATCCCTTGGACGCCAACCCGTCTCGAACAGCGCATGGGCCGCGTGCACCGATACGGCCAGCAGAGGGAAGTCCATATCTATAATCTGGTCGCCGCCGACACGCGCGAAGGCCAGGTGCTAGAAGCTATCTTCCGCAAGCTGAAGCGCATCCAAGAAGCCCTCGGCACCGACCGGGTATTCGATGTCATCGGCGAGGTTCTGCCCGGTCGCAGTTTGAAGGACTTGATTGTCGAGGCCATCGCGAACCGCCGAACGATGGAGGAGATTGTCGGCGAGATTGAAGCTGTCCCTGACAAGGTGGCGGTCGAGAGGACGAAGGAAGCCGCGATGGAAGCCCTGGCGACCCGGCATGTTGATCTCCAACGTGTATTAGGCGAGCAGCGCGCCGCGCGGGAAAATCGGCTCGTGCCGGAGTACATCGAGCAGTTCTTCGAGCGGGCAAGTGCCTTCGTGGGCGTGAATATCGAGCGGCGTGATGGCGGCGTCTGGCGGGTGCTCAGCGTGCCCTATGAGGTGCGCAATGTTCCTCCGAGCTTCAAGCATCGTTTCGGCGAGGTCTTCCGCGAATACAGCAAGATTGCTTTCGAGAAGGCGGACGCCCGCCGAAACGAGGCCGTCTTCGTCGCCCCGGGTCATCCACTGCTGGAGGCCATCATCGAGCACATCTTCACCAAAAGCGCGAAGGATGTGAACCGCGGCGCTGTCTTCGCTGACCCGGATGGGCGGCTAGACGGCTGGGTTTGGTTCATCGAGGGAGAGATACGGGATGGCAGAAATCAGGTCGCCGGGCGCAGGCTCTTTGCGGTATACCAGCCGATGGAGGGGGATATGCGCTTGGTCAATTCCTCCATCCTCTGGGACCTGAAACCTGAGGCGGAGTCTGGCGCAGATGAACAGTGCCCGAATGAGACCGAAGTTGTGGCATATGCCATCGAGAACGTCCTGGAGGAGTACCGAGCCGAGATTGCCGCGCAACGAAACCGAGACGCGGAAATTAAGCGAAAGTACGGCGTGCGATCTTTGGAACAGATGATTCTCGATTCCGACGCGAAGCTCATGGATTACGAGACCCGCCGCGCGAAGGGCGAGGCTTTGCCGGATGTAGAGATTCAGAACGAGCAGCGTCGAAATGACTCTCTTCGAAAGCGAAAGAGCGACCTGGAGGAGGAGATACGGCGTGAGACGAGCCTTCTGCCGTCCAGTCCAAAGGTACTTGGCGTCGTGCGCGTGGTCCCGAAGCCGCCTGCTGACAGGGCTGTGATGCGCTCAGATGCGGAAGTCGAGGCTGTCGGCATGAAAGTTGCCATGGGATACGAGTATGAAAATGGTCGGACGCCGGAGGACGTATCGCGGCAAAACCTCGGCTATGATGTACGCTCAATTGACCCAAACGGTGAGGTCCGTTATATTGAGGTCAAAGCAAGAGCCACTACCGGTGAAATCGTCCTGACTCCAAACGAATGGCTGATGGCAAAACGGCTCCAGCAAGAGTATTGGCTGTACGTGGTTGAGAACGTTTCTACAAAGCCAGAGCTATATACCTTGCAGAATCCTGCGGCTCTACTCCAGCCAGAGCAAGTGATTGAGACTGTGCGGTACGTCGTGAAGGATTGGAAGCAGGGGGCGACCAATGCATGA
- the cysD gene encoding sulfate adenylyltransferase subunit CysD — MERYRLSNLKALEAESIHIIREVVAEFERPVMLYSVGKDSSCMVRLAQKAFYPGRIPFPLLHVDTGMKFPEMYEFRDAFCKEIGADLIVYRNEEAIAQGADPWDWGTVKCCAALKTQALLNALKEGGFDAAFGGARRDEEKSRAKERIFSFRDSFGQWDPKNQRPELWNIYNGRIKKGESIRVFPLSNWTELDIWLYIYTEGIPVVPMYFAKEQPVVVRENRLIPVYERTRLLPGEKPEMVMCRFRTLGCYPCTGAIRSSAKTVPEIIEEMMLVRHSERITRLIDHDQDSSMEQKKREGYF, encoded by the coding sequence ATGGAGCGGTATCGCCTATCAAATCTCAAAGCCTTAGAAGCTGAGAGCATACACATAATCCGCGAAGTCGTTGCCGAATTCGAGCGGCCCGTGATGCTCTACTCAGTCGGCAAGGACTCCTCGTGCATGGTCCGTCTAGCCCAAAAGGCGTTCTACCCCGGCCGCATACCCTTCCCCCTGCTTCATGTCGACACGGGGATGAAGTTTCCTGAAATGTATGAATTCCGCGATGCATTTTGCAAGGAAATCGGCGCAGACCTGATTGTATATCGCAATGAAGAAGCAATCGCACAAGGAGCTGACCCCTGGGACTGGGGCACGGTGAAGTGTTGTGCAGCACTAAAAACCCAGGCTCTTTTAAACGCCCTCAAGGAAGGCGGATTTGATGCTGCCTTCGGAGGCGCACGACGGGATGAGGAAAAATCACGCGCCAAGGAGCGCATATTTTCGTTTCGCGACTCTTTTGGCCAGTGGGACCCCAAAAACCAGCGACCCGAACTTTGGAATATCTACAACGGACGCATCAAAAAAGGTGAAAGCATTCGAGTATTTCCGCTCTCTAACTGGACTGAACTTGACATCTGGCTCTATATCTATACCGAAGGAATCCCTGTTGTGCCAATGTACTTTGCAAAAGAACAGCCAGTTGTTGTAAGGGAGAACCGCCTTATCCCAGTCTACGAACGCACACGCCTTCTCCCGGGCGAAAAGCCAGAAATGGTCATGTGCCGCTTCCGCACGCTTGGATGCTATCCATGCACAGGAGCCATCCGCTCATCAGCAAAGACAGTGCCAGAAATTATCGAAGAAATGATGCTCGTTCGCCATTCGGAGCGTATTACGCGGCTAATTGACCATGACCAAGACAGTTCAATGGAGCAAAAGAAGCGCGAAGGTTATTTTTAA